A window of the Procambarus clarkii isolate CNS0578487 chromosome 19, FALCON_Pclarkii_2.0, whole genome shotgun sequence genome harbors these coding sequences:
- the LOC138349685 gene encoding chitobiosyldiphosphodolichol beta-mannosyltransferase-like isoform X1, which produces MSNPRLKQSRDPTSTTLRRLTKMGDNEREREQVTVVVLGDLGRSPRMNYHALSLSEEGFEVNLVGFAGSKPQIEVLKDEHITLTYMRPSPDVFNKLPKLLAFVAKVIWQTIILFFTLLTGPRSKILLLQNPPGVPAMPVCWLYCLLSRTKFLVDWHNYGYTILALSLRKNHPLVFIYRVVERLFGKLAHGGLCVTKAMKIDLEQNWGIGKLSVLYDRPAERFHPISIEEKHNFLMKLSSTYSCFSGSSPDKTVFTERYADGRVSECEDRPALIVSSTSWTEDEDFSILFYALQDYERVRQEFPSHYPPLIVAVTGKGPLKSYYTSMMSEQQWMHVAVITPWMSAEDYPTLLASADFGVCLHYSSSGLDLPMKVVDMFGSGIPVAAIDYPALPELVHHNENGLIFKSKKELANLLQDWFRGFPRETAIKETYYDFYKSIDEFRKLKWHPCWMCNALPLFKNKKQE; this is translated from the coding sequence GTTGACAAAAATGGGAGACAATGAGAGGGAGCGTGAGCAGGTGACTGTAGTAGTGCTGGGCGATCTGGGTCGTTCCCCACGCATGAATTACCATGCTCTTTCACTCTCGGAAGAAGGCTTTGAGGTCAACCTTGTGGGATTTGCAGGCTCCAAGCCTCAAATAGAAGTCCTTAAAGATGAACATATCACCCTTACATACATGAGACCATCCCCTGATGTATTTAACAAGCTTCCTAAATTACTAGCTTTTGTTGCCAAAGTTATCTGGCAAACAATAATTCTGTTTTTCACATTACTCACTGGGCCAAGAAGCAAAATCCTCCTCTTGCAAAACCCACCAGGAGTCCCAGCTATGCCTGTGTGTTGGCTGTACTGTTTACTCTCTAGAACCAAGTTTCTTGTGGACTGGCATAACTACGGTTATACTATCCTTGCTCTTTCATTAAGAAAGAATCACCCTCTCGTGTTTATCTATCGAGTTGTAGAAAGATTATTTGGTAAGCTAGCACATGGTGGATTGTGCGTTACAAAAGCTATGAAGATTGATTTAGAGCAAAACTGGGGAATTGGGAAATTATCAGTGTTGTATGATCGTCCAGCTGAAAGGTTCCATCCAATATCAATCGAGGAGAAACATAACTTCCTCATGAAGCTGTCTTCAACATACTCTTGTTTTTCTGGTTCTTCACCAGACAAGACAGTCTTTACAGAGAGATACGCAGATGGGAGAGTATCAGAATGTGAAGATCGACCAGCGCTTATTGTGTCTTCTACAAGTTGGACTGAAGATGAAGATTTTTCTATTCTTTTCTATGCTCTGCAAGATTATGAGCGTGTACGGCAGGAGTTTCCcagtcactaccctcctcttatagTTGCAGTTACGGGCAAAGGTCCCCTAAAGTCTTACTACACGTCAATGATGTCGGAGCAGCAATGGATGCACGTTGCAGTTATTACCCCTTGGATGTCTGCTGAAGATTATCCTACATTGCTTGCCTCTGCTGATTTTGGAGTATGTTTACACTATTCCTCATCAGGACTGGACTTACCCATGAAAGTGGTGGACATGTTTGGAAGTGGTATCCCAGTAGCAGCTATAGATTACCCTGCCCTTCCTGAATTAGTACACCACAATGAAAATGGACTTATCTTCAAAAGTAAGAAGGAACTCGCCAATCTCTTGCAGGACTGGTTTCGTGGATTTCCTCGTGAAACTGCAATAAAAGAAACTTACTATGATTTTTACAAGAGTATTGATGAATTTCGAAAACTAAAGTGGCATCCATGCTGGATGTGTAATGCTCTCCCACTTTTCAAGAACAAGAAGCAAGAGTGA
- the LOC138349685 gene encoding chitobiosyldiphosphodolichol beta-mannosyltransferase-like isoform X2: protein MGDNEREREQVTVVVLGDLGRSPRMNYHALSLSEEGFEVNLVGFAGSKPQIEVLKDEHITLTYMRPSPDVFNKLPKLLAFVAKVIWQTIILFFTLLTGPRSKILLLQNPPGVPAMPVCWLYCLLSRTKFLVDWHNYGYTILALSLRKNHPLVFIYRVVERLFGKLAHGGLCVTKAMKIDLEQNWGIGKLSVLYDRPAERFHPISIEEKHNFLMKLSSTYSCFSGSSPDKTVFTERYADGRVSECEDRPALIVSSTSWTEDEDFSILFYALQDYERVRQEFPSHYPPLIVAVTGKGPLKSYYTSMMSEQQWMHVAVITPWMSAEDYPTLLASADFGVCLHYSSSGLDLPMKVVDMFGSGIPVAAIDYPALPELVHHNENGLIFKSKKELANLLQDWFRGFPRETAIKETYYDFYKSIDEFRKLKWHPCWMCNALPLFKNKKQE from the coding sequence ATGGGAGACAATGAGAGGGAGCGTGAGCAGGTGACTGTAGTAGTGCTGGGCGATCTGGGTCGTTCCCCACGCATGAATTACCATGCTCTTTCACTCTCGGAAGAAGGCTTTGAGGTCAACCTTGTGGGATTTGCAGGCTCCAAGCCTCAAATAGAAGTCCTTAAAGATGAACATATCACCCTTACATACATGAGACCATCCCCTGATGTATTTAACAAGCTTCCTAAATTACTAGCTTTTGTTGCCAAAGTTATCTGGCAAACAATAATTCTGTTTTTCACATTACTCACTGGGCCAAGAAGCAAAATCCTCCTCTTGCAAAACCCACCAGGAGTCCCAGCTATGCCTGTGTGTTGGCTGTACTGTTTACTCTCTAGAACCAAGTTTCTTGTGGACTGGCATAACTACGGTTATACTATCCTTGCTCTTTCATTAAGAAAGAATCACCCTCTCGTGTTTATCTATCGAGTTGTAGAAAGATTATTTGGTAAGCTAGCACATGGTGGATTGTGCGTTACAAAAGCTATGAAGATTGATTTAGAGCAAAACTGGGGAATTGGGAAATTATCAGTGTTGTATGATCGTCCAGCTGAAAGGTTCCATCCAATATCAATCGAGGAGAAACATAACTTCCTCATGAAGCTGTCTTCAACATACTCTTGTTTTTCTGGTTCTTCACCAGACAAGACAGTCTTTACAGAGAGATACGCAGATGGGAGAGTATCAGAATGTGAAGATCGACCAGCGCTTATTGTGTCTTCTACAAGTTGGACTGAAGATGAAGATTTTTCTATTCTTTTCTATGCTCTGCAAGATTATGAGCGTGTACGGCAGGAGTTTCCcagtcactaccctcctcttatagTTGCAGTTACGGGCAAAGGTCCCCTAAAGTCTTACTACACGTCAATGATGTCGGAGCAGCAATGGATGCACGTTGCAGTTATTACCCCTTGGATGTCTGCTGAAGATTATCCTACATTGCTTGCCTCTGCTGATTTTGGAGTATGTTTACACTATTCCTCATCAGGACTGGACTTACCCATGAAAGTGGTGGACATGTTTGGAAGTGGTATCCCAGTAGCAGCTATAGATTACCCTGCCCTTCCTGAATTAGTACACCACAATGAAAATGGACTTATCTTCAAAAGTAAGAAGGAACTCGCCAATCTCTTGCAGGACTGGTTTCGTGGATTTCCTCGTGAAACTGCAATAAAAGAAACTTACTATGATTTTTACAAGAGTATTGATGAATTTCGAAAACTAAAGTGGCATCCATGCTGGATGTGTAATGCTCTCCCACTTTTCAAGAACAAGAAGCAAGAGTGA